A portion of the Luxibacter massiliensis genome contains these proteins:
- a CDS encoding SpoIIIAH-like family protein: MKRLFKKNQIIITTLAVMIAIAGYLNYSGRLFGQSEKSTTEANAELANKELLDISEEDIETGSGDIASNDSEIEGTPGEAVLTNGGTDTTVAQAKVAREQVRAQNKETLQSIIDNTNISDQEKQDAIAQMVKMTELSEQEVAIETLMSSKGFSDAVVSLTEDSADIVVNSAELTDANRAQIEDIVTRKTSIAPENIVITPIHEGAE; encoded by the coding sequence GTGAAGCGTTTATTTAAGAAAAATCAGATCATCATTACTACACTGGCAGTTATGATTGCCATCGCCGGATACCTGAATTATTCAGGGCGGCTGTTCGGGCAGTCCGAGAAGAGTACCACAGAGGCCAATGCAGAACTGGCGAACAAGGAGCTGTTAGACATTTCGGAGGAGGATATTGAAACAGGATCCGGGGATATTGCCAGCAATGACTCTGAGATAGAAGGGACGCCCGGGGAGGCTGTTCTTACAAACGGCGGCACAGACACCACTGTGGCACAGGCAAAGGTGGCAAGAGAACAGGTGCGGGCCCAAAATAAGGAGACACTGCAGTCTATTATAGACAATACAAACATCAGCGACCAGGAGAAGCAGGATGCCATTGCACAGATGGTAAAAATGACGGAGCTTTCCGAGCAGGAGGTTGCCATAGAGACACTGATGTCCTCAAAAGGGTTTTCTGACGCCGTGGTCAGCCTGACAGAGGACTCCGCGGATATTGTGGTGAACAGTGCAGAGCTTACAGACGCCAACCGGGCGCAGATAGAGGACATCGTGACAAGAAAAACAAGCATAGCGCCGGAAAATATTGTCATCACTCCTATCCATGAGGGAGCTGAGTAA
- a CDS encoding stage III sporulation protein AG: MENKWKEIVEKLKGQKGIPGKNQLLIIFLAGLLLVVIAIPASDKKGGGTEREDTSVQDGLSSYSSQNSSGEYEEYMERRVAEALECVEGVGKAEVMITLKSSGQKIVEKDQQSSSQVSQEEDSSGGTRTVEDQTADKTSIYEQTSDGSQSPYVSKEMAPEIAGVLVIAQGGDDAVVVQNITEAIQALFGVEAHKIKIMKRTDT, encoded by the coding sequence TTGGAAAATAAGTGGAAGGAGATCGTAGAAAAACTCAAAGGCCAGAAAGGGATTCCCGGAAAAAACCAGCTGCTTATTATATTTCTGGCAGGGCTCCTCCTTGTGGTCATCGCCATCCCTGCATCAGATAAAAAGGGGGGCGGCACAGAGAGGGAAGATACCTCCGTGCAGGATGGCTTAAGCTCATATTCTTCTCAGAATTCCAGCGGTGAATATGAAGAATATATGGAAAGGCGGGTTGCAGAGGCTTTGGAATGTGTAGAGGGGGTGGGGAAAGCGGAGGTGATGATTACTCTTAAATCATCAGGCCAAAAGATTGTGGAAAAGGACCAGCAAAGCAGCAGCCAGGTGTCACAGGAGGAGGACAGTTCAGGCGGCACAAGGACTGTAGAGGATCAGACAGCCGATAAAACAAGCATATATGAACAGACATCGGACGGATCCCAGTCCCCCTATGTGAGTAAAGAAATGGCGCCGGAAATAGCGGGCGTGCTTGTGATCGCCCAGGGAGGGGACGATGCAGTTGTCGTGCAGAACATTACTGAGGCGATCCAGGCATTATTCGGAGTAGAGGCGCATAAAATAAAAATAATGAAAAGGACTGATACATAA
- a CDS encoding stage III sporulation protein AF, producing the protein MFEYLYEWIQNIAFYLVIMTAVLKIIPGKEYKKYVQFFSGLVMILLMLTPVLKLAGIEQTFYELYHSREYEMEKEEIEAHKMYLEEMDILDFLPQEYQYNDSSREDPKTDPNKIEVEGIQIGK; encoded by the coding sequence ATGTTTGAGTATTTATATGAGTGGATACAGAATATCGCTTTTTATCTGGTTATTATGACGGCGGTGCTTAAGATCATACCCGGAAAGGAGTACAAAAAATACGTACAGTTTTTTTCCGGATTAGTCATGATACTGCTTATGCTCACGCCTGTACTTAAGCTGGCAGGGATAGAACAGACCTTTTATGAATTGTACCACAGCAGGGAATATGAGATGGAGAAGGAGGAAATTGAGGCCCATAAAATGTATCTGGAGGAGATGGACATCCTGGATTTTTTACCCCAGGAATACCAATACAATGATAGCAGCAGGGAAGATCCTAAGACGGACCCAAATAAGATAGAAGTGGAGGGGATTCAGATTGGAAAATAA